Within Ipomoea triloba cultivar NCNSP0323 chromosome 9, ASM357664v1, the genomic segment CTCAATATGTAGAAGCTAAGTAAGGAAGGAACAACTGACTTGGAAGAAGTCAGAAGACTTGGAAAAAGGCAAATCGAAAAAGGTTAAAGACTTGGAAGAAGGTAGATCAACTAAAGGTAGCAAAGCAGTAGACTTGAAGGAAATAATTAGCCGAAATCTACAAATTAAGAAGCTACCAACGTAGAAGTAGAGGAAGATTCCAAATCAAGACGAAGATCAATATGTTTAGATCAAGACAAAGTACAACACGTCCAAATTTGAATTAGCGCAGCACTTGAGGAAAAGGATAAGGTTGTTACGCAACAAGACAAGGATGTACAACTGCACAATCATGGAGTTTTTGGCACTATGGACACCTGTCAAAATGTGGTGCAACGGGCAGCTTCCAATTGAGGTTGTTTTTACTAGCCTACCCCCACCTCTATCCTATAAATAGAGGGCTCCGAAGTTTAGAGAAGACATGAAAAAGAGAATGCAAAAATATAGGCATGAAGTGAAAAGCAAGGTGCAAGAAAATCAAAGAAAGGTGAAAAGGCGTTCAAGTTATTGTAAAAGTTTGAAGGAAGAATATGAACATCAAGGCAATGTCTagataaatttcatatattttttacaTTCAAAAGAGATAATGCgtgaatgagaaatttattGTCAAAATTTACCCCTTAAGTTGTGCAAAGTGAAGGTTGGGAATGCTTGAAGATTCGTTTGTCTATATTGAAAAAGTATGTGAGTTTgaattagtataaatatatattttttcaccTTGAAAGTTGTAAAATATGTTGTTAAAAGACTCTATTTTGTGCACTCACGCAATGCATACAAAATGAATTGCGGAAAATAAGTGACCTACCTTAGATATCAAATTATATCTAACATCTTGTTCGTGAAGGTTTTGCTAGGGGTGGGCGTTTCGGGctttggttcaattttttttcggTTTGAAACGGTTTggatttaattcggttcggtttaagatCCCCAAATTTCAACATTTCTTAATTTTTCGAACATACTATCACATAAAttatatccaaaatctaaacattatataacaaaatagcaattcaaagttcaaacatactaaaaagtactaattgtgaggtaaaAAAATAATTGCGGTAAACAACAAAAGTACAAAGTAGAGAACAAactataaaaaatcaaataaaaaatttaagagagataCTAGTGAAATTAGGAACAGAACGACGGAGAAGGCATCAAGggacttagatttacttctttattattattgttaatgttgttaatattattactgttgttgttgttgttgttgttgttattattattaaaacccaACGGTATTCGGTTCAGTTCGGTTTTACCAAATCGTTCGGTGTGATTCGATTTTTAATCAAACCGTTCTATTTTTCAGTATATTACTAGTTCGGCTCGGCTgtggataaataaataaaaaaaactagttataaataaaaatttaaaaaaaaaacctagcttTTGActaacaacaaaaaattatgtgtaagtTGAAAAGTTATGAgttataaatgaaaatttattcaGCTATGTAATTGTGTTTAAAATTGTaaggtaaaattaaatattgattgAGGATAATAtagtaagtttttatttttggtaaattcaccgaGTCTTTCTTCGTCCGTTTAATGGTAGTCCACCCGTGTGCGCTCTATCGAACCCAGGTTCTCTTGAAATTCTgaaaaattattgcatggaccgtggtccacacagttgtgtggaccatggtccatgcaataatgattggaaattCTTGNCTTCGTCCGTTTAATGGTAGTCCACCCGTGTGCGCTCTATCGAACCCAGGTTCTCTTGAAATTCTgaaaaattattgcatggaccgtggtccacacagctgtgtggaccatggtccatgcaataatgaNAATGGTAGTCCACCCGTGTGCGCTCTATCGAACCCAGGTTCTCTTGAAATTCTgaaaaattattgcatggaccgtggtccacacagttgtgtggaccaaaaataaaaagtacattatctttgtactgaaggtatattatttttgtactttaggtacattattttagggtacattatttttgtactgaaggtacattatttgatatatactatcaaataatgtacctatagtacaaaaataatgtaccttcagtacaaagataatgtactttttatttttggtccacacagctgtgtggaccatggtccatgcaataatgatggtccacacagctgtgtggaccatggtccatgcaataatgattggaaattcttgtgtgtggaccatggtccatgcaataatgattggaaattcttgctcacttgccacttgagctatcccattgggtttctcattttttttttgagtactattgaatctattacaaggtagtatatgttttatactttctttATATGTTGCAACTTAAAGAGTCAATAAACCACCACCGAATTCAGATCTTCCCTCATGGAGGTGATTGAGTGATTGGCTATTTTCTTATTTAACCcaggaatatatataatactccgtaataaatataaaacatgacaacatttaattaaaaaaaatagttcaaattaaaacaaaaaaaaaaaaaaaccatttgaaggattgaattaaaaaattgatcGTGGCAAAAAAGGAGCATGTATGCAAAATTAAGGAGGAGACTCCATGGGTAATGAAAACCTTTATTCTCTCAAAAACAACTGTCCTGAAAATACTCACAGCCCTTTGAATGCTTCTTCATTCTATCACCCTCCACAACTCTCTCCTCTTGCCTTTCTGCTCTGATCTTTCTAATTAATCCatcatcattttaattattatctaCTTTGCGTTTTCGTTTCATCCAACAAGCTAAGGCTCCTCACCTTCACAGCATCACGAAATGGTATGCTTCTCGCTTCGATCTTCatctatatattttcaaatacataatatgcccatacaatatatataattaacatacatgcatatatgtattttaAACAAAAGTAACGTTATGGAGGATTGTATGCATCCATAAGTTTATCAGTACGATCGATCCTGAAAGTTGATTGTTCTCAATTTAATTTGGATTTcactatatatattgtatttgttAATATGGTTCTAGTATGTATGCATACTTTTGCTCCGATATGATGGTGATTTGTGAAATTCGTGATTGTTATATATGTGAAATATAATGCATGCATAATATAAGAAACTGCAAATTCTATAGTATTGTTACAGAATTTTATTAGTGATCGGGGGATAATATGATCCAAAGCTGATTGCGGGTCCAACattaattttgtgattttaatttcattaaaatcAATAAAGAGCATTGCATAGAATGAGAAAATTATGTAACTGTAATTGATTGATATGATTGAACGAGAaagatatatgtgtatgtatatgtatgaaTTAATGTTGTGTTATGAGTAATGGAGTTTGTTGGAGGGGGAAGATATTGATAATGGTGTTTGACTAGGCAAATTCTGCATCTGGTGTGGGTGTGGTTGATGAATGCAAGCTGAAATTCATGGAGTTGAAGGCAAAGAGGTGCTTCAGGTACATTGTATTCAAGATTGACGAGGTGAGCCAGGTGGTGGTTGTAGAGAAAATGGGCAGTCACGAAGAGAATCAtgtggatttcaccaacagcttgcCCGCAGATGAGTGTCGATATGCTGTTTTCGACTATGATTTCACCACTGATGAGAACTGTCAAAGGAGCAAGATCTTCTTCATTGCGTGGTAAATTACTGGCCATTttgattgatgatgatgaatgaTTAAATGGTAGGTAGGGTAGGGTAGGGTTCACCTTCTAtgtaaagggtcaagtccatcAATTGGTGGTGGCTAAGGGATTGTTGGACATAGACCAGTAAAGGGCTAAGTCCAGCATCTGCTTCTCGAGTGATATGATGGCgatctataaggaaataaagcttTTGGCATAGTGATAAGCATTTGATCCTAATATATTGTATATGTAGGTCTCCCGAAACAGCAAAGATAAGGAGCAAGATGGTGTATGCAAGCTCGAAAGACAGATTCAGAAGGGAGTTAGATGGGGTGCAGGTGGAGTTGCAAGCAACTGATGCTAGTGAGATGAGCTTGGACATCTTCAGAGACAGAGCTCACTAGACACAATCTCTCATCTCCCACAATATTTCTTAGTACCTACTGGTACTATACTACTGCTGCTTCTactataatttttacttttactgCAAATTAGGCTTTCAGTTTAACTTATTCATAAGAGTCTCAATTGGGCTACTATGGCTGACTGTTGAGGGTTTTGTTACCACAAGCATCAACTTGTTATAGACTTTTTGTCTTTAATTATTTCTTCCAAACCTTTTCTATGTTCATTCAATACACTACTTTACATTGAACAGCTCTACCTCAATATTTCATTCTATTTGCTATGCTGTCTGCCTCTCTGTCAACATACCAGCATTCTTGTAatcacaaggtcacgagttcgaattccagccttcttggtttgagtcggtcagctatagacaacctaagttgatttatctcCTTCTAGTCCTTTACCTACTAGGGTTACAAGGCAAGATTTACCCAATGCACATTGTCGGCTAATAGCTgcaggtttccctcgtcaccccagaaaaatataaataaattgcccCAAAGATTTCAGAAACAAGTTTTAGACCAGATTTGTAGTCTTGCAACACTAAATAACATATACCAAAACAATACTTGCAGTGCAGTAGGGTACAATACTAGACTAGACCAGACCAGACCAGACTAGATGGATACATTCTTATACAAACATCAACTAGTAT encodes:
- the LOC116029551 gene encoding actin-depolymerizing factor 10-like — its product is MANSASGVGVVDECKLKFMELKAKRCFRYIVFKIDEVSQVVVVEKMGSHEENHVDFTNSLPADECRYAVFDYDFTTDENCQRSKIFFIAWSPETAKIRSKMVYASSKDRFRRELDGVQVELQATDASEMSLDIFRDRAH